One genomic window of Deltaproteobacteria bacterium includes the following:
- a CDS encoding response regulator — MSVKILVVDDDQRTREALTAILLRAGYEVTPLASGDRLEENLRTEQYTGAVIDYHLPTRNGLELAHSLKEILPSCQVVLISSETRTMKAAKAVPQVINRFLPKPFSKHTLLRVISELCPLKPD, encoded by the coding sequence GTGAGCGTCAAGATTTTAGTGGTAGATGATGATCAGCGGACCCGAGAAGCGTTGACTGCGATCTTGCTTCGGGCCGGGTATGAGGTCACGCCTCTAGCCTCTGGAGACCGGCTGGAAGAAAACCTGCGCACCGAGCAATACACCGGAGCCGTGATCGACTACCATCTGCCCACCCGCAACGGCCTGGAACTGGCCCATTCCCTCAAAGAGATTCTGCCCAGTTGCCAGGTTGTTTTGATCTCCTCGGAAACCCGCACCATGAAAGCCGCCAAAGCCGTACCCCAGGTGATCAACCGTTTCCTTCCCAAACCGTTTTCGAAGCACACCCTCTTGCGGGTGATTTCGGAACTGTGCCCCCTCAAGCCGGATTGA
- a CDS encoding HAMP domain-containing protein, producing MGKTKERYSSAPEVAVSKMAVKNKVGFKLIGVNLLSLLLALVGLLLVMRFLATRQILEWHQQRVGLVARLVLADYLEKNQKVVQAADLLSNTPSYAELLFLNDFESLRFLATPQMKEAGLHILTITDRRGVIVVRVHAPGAIGVDISGNPLVRAALKGKRASRITQWQDSIALSATAPIFYGKEVVGVVLTGLLIDRGFVESISRGPGAEVAIFYADRVIVNSFKDIPESALQELKLGKNRAATSGQESARVQSIVLGDQTYTITYLPLEQEEKPWENLIVVGISHKEVANARLALNLVIFGVGGGSALLGIFLSFLLSQGMRRQIAHLAEGTRQAAREELPGDIPVTSRDELGELARSFNTMTRALREKTQLLQEERDRIAANADFLSMIVHDIKAPLTGVRLTIEALQDETLPPEVKRKLQGIMKSSENLLLHVHNVLDVSRFESGHLELQPESLVPGMVINRIIQHYAEIAQHQGVNLQAELASGLPQIWADERYLERVLFNLIDNALEATPPGGQISVVAQTQTLDGGRPAVEIIVADTGSGMVPETLESLFQKYPDRTNHSSRHRAAGSGLGLYICKTIVEAHQGKVWAESQPGQGTCIHVCLPTSGPAMPESDANDELSPP from the coding sequence ATGGGCAAGACTAAGGAGCGTTACTCCAGCGCCCCAGAGGTAGCAGTATCTAAAATGGCGGTAAAAAATAAGGTTGGCTTTAAACTCATCGGCGTCAATTTATTATCCCTGCTGCTCGCCCTGGTGGGACTGTTGTTGGTGATGCGGTTTTTAGCCACTCGACAGATCCTGGAGTGGCACCAGCAGCGGGTAGGCCTGGTGGCCCGACTGGTATTGGCGGATTACCTGGAGAAGAACCAAAAGGTGGTCCAGGCGGCGGATTTGTTGTCCAATACTCCCAGTTATGCAGAACTGTTGTTCCTCAATGATTTTGAATCTCTCAGGTTTCTGGCCACTCCCCAGATGAAAGAGGCCGGTCTGCATATCCTGACCATCACCGACCGCCGGGGAGTGATCGTGGTTCGGGTTCATGCCCCCGGGGCCATCGGGGTAGATATTTCCGGGAACCCCCTGGTGCGGGCCGCCTTAAAAGGTAAGCGGGCCAGCCGTATCACCCAGTGGCAAGATAGCATTGCTCTGAGCGCCACTGCCCCCATTTTTTATGGAAAAGAGGTGGTGGGCGTAGTCCTTACCGGTTTATTGATCGACCGGGGCTTTGTTGAATCCATCTCCCGCGGCCCCGGAGCAGAGGTGGCGATTTTTTATGCCGACCGGGTGATTGTCAATTCGTTTAAGGATATCCCCGAGTCTGCTCTCCAGGAACTCAAATTGGGTAAAAACCGAGCCGCCACCTCCGGCCAAGAATCGGCGCGGGTACAAAGCATTGTTTTGGGTGACCAGACTTATACCATTACCTATTTACCTCTGGAACAGGAAGAGAAACCTTGGGAAAACCTGATTGTGGTGGGGATCAGCCATAAAGAGGTGGCTAATGCTAGGCTGGCCCTTAACTTAGTGATCTTTGGGGTCGGCGGCGGCAGTGCCCTTCTGGGAATTTTTCTGAGTTTCCTGCTATCCCAGGGCATGCGGCGACAGATCGCTCACCTGGCCGAAGGTACCCGCCAGGCCGCCCGCGAGGAATTGCCCGGCGATATTCCGGTTACCAGCCGCGATGAGTTGGGAGAACTGGCCAGGTCTTTTAATACCATGACTCGCGCCCTCAGGGAAAAAACCCAGCTTCTCCAGGAGGAGCGCGACCGTATTGCCGCCAACGCCGATTTTCTCTCCATGATTGTCCATGACATCAAGGCCCCGCTGACCGGAGTGCGCCTGACCATCGAGGCCTTGCAGGATGAGACTCTCCCTCCGGAAGTGAAGCGCAAATTGCAAGGCATCATGAAGAGCAGCGAAAATTTGCTCTTGCACGTCCACAATGTCTTAGATGTTTCTCGTTTTGAGTCCGGCCATTTGGAGCTGCAGCCCGAGAGCTTGGTGCCTGGAATGGTTATCAATCGGATAATTCAACATTATGCTGAAATAGCGCAGCACCAGGGGGTCAATCTCCAGGCCGAGCTGGCTTCCGGACTACCCCAGATCTGGGCCGACGAACGTTACCTGGAACGGGTCTTGTTTAATCTGATCGACAACGCCCTGGAGGCTACTCCGCCCGGGGGTCAGATCTCGGTCGTGGCCCAAACCCAGACTCTGGATGGCGGCAGACCTGCGGTTGAAATTATTGTCGCGGACACCGGCAGTGGGATGGTCCCTGAAACTTTGGAGAGCCTGTTTCAAAAGTACCCGGACCGGACTAATCATTCCTCCCGGCACCGGGCGGCCGGCTCCGGCCTTGGTCTATACATCTGTAAAACTATTGTGGAGGCCCATCAGGGAAAGGTTTGGGCGGAGTCTCAACCCGGTCAGGGGACTTGCATCCATGTGTGCTTGCCTACCAGTGGACCAGCGATGCCGGAGTCGGATGCAAATGATGAACTTTCTCCGCCTTAG